The stretch of DNA CTGCACTATTCCCAGCGCTAAAAACAAGGTTAAAAGGCTTGAACCTCCATAACTTACAAATGGTAGCGGAAGACCTGTTATGGGAGCTATGCCAAAAGACATCGCGATATTTAGGAATAACTGAAAAATTATCATAACAGAAACTCCTATTATTGTTAGTCTTGCAAAGTTGTCACTCGCGTACTTGGATATCACAAAAAGACGCCAAAACAGAACTCCGTACAATAAAATAATTGCCAAAGACATAACTACGCCAAATTCCTCTATTATAGCCGCGAATATAAAGTCGGTGTGGGCTTCAGGTAAAAAGCCGAGCTGGCTTTGAGTTCCCTGGGCAAAACCCTTTCCCCACATACCGCCTGAACCCACAGACACTCTTGACTGTATTGAATTATATCCGGTTCCATAAGGGTCGGCTGTAGGATTTAAAAAAGTATGTATTCTGTCTTTTTGATAGGGTTGTAGCATAAAGCTCCACGCCAAAGATGCAAGAATAATTCCGACCATTCCTAAAACTGCCAAATGCTTAACCTTAATTCCCGCCACAAGCATCATTCCAACCCAAATGACTGTTAATATCGCGAATGAGCCAAAATCGGGTTGTATTAAAACAAGCGCTGAGGGAATAAACACATACAATCCCGACACCACAATATGGTGCATTCTGTATATCTCAACATGCCTCATAGAAAAATACTTAGCAAGAATAAATACAAGTATAAGCTTTAAAGGTTCAACCGGCTCTATATTTATAGGGCCCAACGGTATCCAGCTCTTAGCTCCCCTAACCTCCGGAGCAAATAAATAAACAATGAGCAAGCCAACTAACGCAAGGGCGTACAAAAACAACACAGGAGAAAAGTGAAGACGCAAAAGCCTGTAATCAATTGAAGAAAAGAAAAAAAATACGGCCACACCCAAACCAAGCCACACTAACTGTTTATAAAAATTCAAAAGATCGGGCTGGCTCAGGCTAAACAAAGAAACGAGTCCCACAACAACAAGTAAAATGGATGCTGTAAACAGCACCCAGTCATAACCCTGAAGTTTTTTGCCGAAATTGTTCATAAAAAAGTTTTAGGTTTTAGGTATTAGGTACTAGGTTCTAGATATTAGTCTAATCCCTAAAAGTTAAAACCTGGTACCTGCGAGCCTGTCTGCGTGCGTTCACGCACAGGCAGGCGAAGCGAGCCTTTAGAAAATGCTCCAACCCTGGAATCGTTTAAACAGTTCGGGTAACTGAAAATAGTTGCGTGAATCAGCATCTCCTCTGGAACCCTCGGTTTCAATGGGTCTGTCTACTCCAAACTGTCTTACAAAGTTTTCATTCTTTAGTACATTAGAGTACGCGTATACATTATATTTTACAACATCATCCAAGGGTACAAATTGAGACCAAAACATTTCCACCTCTCTCATTTCACCCTCCAGTACTGTCTGTATGGATGTTCTGTTAACAGCAATTATATCTCCTCTACTATCAAAAAGAATGCCAAAAACTCTTACATCCGTCAATCCAAATACAGAATTATTTTTAACAAACGCGGCAAGGCGCGCGTAAAAAACATTTGAATCCAACAACCGCTCAAGTTTAAGGTCAAAGACATCCAAATTAAGGGAGATAAAATCGTCAAGCTGTCTCCACAGTACATCCCGAAAATCCAGGCTAACATCATCAAAAAAAGAATTCACCTCCATGTTTGTAAGCACAATATACTTTTCTTCTGCAGGTAGTATGTAGGAAGTTTCTTCTATAGCATGGACCTCTGACCCATTACTGGAAAATACAACTCTATATCGCAGTTCTTCTGCGCCGTGCTCAGGGTTTGGATTTCTAAGTTTAATAACAACATCGTAAACATTCCCCTGTTTTGGCAAAGCTTGTACGTCTAAAACCTCCAGACTATCTAAAGACGGGCCTTGGTCAGGTGTTTGATATGGTGTTTGGTATGGCTCTTCCGGCTCAGTATTATCCGCAAAAATACGGGCTAATAAAAAACCTCCCGCAGATATGGCAAGCCCCAGAACAGAAACAGTAATTACCAGTATTACTAATTGTTTTACAGATCTCATTATATAAAACCTTCTAATACATCCTTATACTATCATAAATTTAAATGTTGATTAATAGAAAAATCAACCAAAATAAAAAAACAGATATAAGGCGTCTACCTACTTTCCCAGCGCGAAGCTAGTATCATCGGCCTTAGAGGATTTCACTGCCGTGGTCGGAATGGGAACGGGTGGAGCACCTCCAGCATAAACGCCTTATATCTGTTTTTTTGTTTTTATTAACACGAACAAAACCTAAAAAGTTATTCAAAAGAAACTTATAATTCCGCGGTTGAAACACTGACCGCTTTCCCTCTGTGTTTGTAAAAACACAGAGGTATGACTATTAGTACTACTCAGCTTAACCCCTCTCAGGGCTTACACTTATAGCCTATCAACCTGTTAGTCTAACAGGAGTCTAAGAGCTCTAATCTTGAGGCGGGCTTCGTGCTTATATGCTTTCAGCACTTATCCCTTCCGAACATAGCTACCCAGCGATGCTCCTGGCGGAACAACTGGTACACCAGAGGTTCGTTCACTCCGGTCCTCTCGTACTAGGAGCGAGTCCCCTCAAAGCTCAAGCGCCCACGGAAGATAGGGACCAACCTGTCTTGCGACGGTCTGAACCCAGCTCGCGTAGCGTTTTAATGGGCGAACAGCCCAACCCTTGGGACCTTCTCCAGCCCCAGGATACGCCGAGCCGACATCGCTGTCGATTTTTCTCTTGTTGCCAAGAGGATCGGACTATATCTTCATCCTATTGCGGACTTTAGGCGTTCTTAGCCATAGCCTCGCTTTTTATAATAGGAGTCGGCGTGTTGTCCTTCAAATTTTTTCGAAGAACCTCCCCTTTCGGGTCAGTCTCTACGGGGTCATAACCCAATTTGTATTCCATAGATGGAATAATATGTGGTTTAACGATCTGCTTAAGCAATGGAATACTCGATTAACCACAGGTCTTTGAAATTGAGTTAGACTTCCCACGGTATTGTCCATACGTATATTCTACCATTATTTGGTAGCGCTAGTGCATGGAGTTCACCGTTATAAGCCGAATTGTTTTTGTATGAGATTACTCTCATAGGCACCCCGATATGTTAAGGTGCCGAACCTCCCCGTCGATGTGGACTCTCGGGGGAGACCAGCCTGTTATCCCCGGGGTAACTTTTATCTGGTGATCTTCCTCTTTTCTATAAAAGAAGGTCGGTTCACTAAGTTCTGCTTTCGCAACTCTCTACTCCAGTAAACTGGAGTAGAGTCTGTTACTTCCCTGAGATTAAAATCACAGGGTTTTACAGAGCGCGGCTTATTTGCCTTGCAGTAAAGCTGGCTTGTGCCTTTACACTATCGCTCCGATTTCCATCCGGAGCTAGCCAACCTTAATAAACGCCTCCGCTACCATTTAGGAGGCAAGCGCCCCACTTAAACTACCTACCATCCACTGTCCCGAATGTGTTTAGCATCCGGTTAGTCACAGTATTTTGAAAGATGGGTATTTCACTGGCGACTCCACACTGGCCGAAACCAGCGCTTCAAAGTCTCCCCACTATGCTACGCAGCCAAAACACTGCAACAATAGAAAGCTGTAGTAAAGCTCCCGGGGTCTTTCCGTCTATCCGCGGGTAACCGGCATCTTCACCGGTACTGCATTTTCACCGGGCTTCTCGTCGAGACAGTTGTCCAGTCGTTACGCCTTTCGTGCGGGACAGAACTTACCTGCCAAGGAATTTCGCTACCTTAGGACCGTTATAGTTACGGCCGACATTCACCGGCGCTTGTATCACCAGCTTTCCAGCGAACTGGAAAACCAACAATACTTAACGTTCCGGCATTGGTCAGGCGTCACCCCCTATACATCCCCTTACGGGTTCGCAGGGAGCTGTGTTTTTGATAAACAGTCGCTAGACAGACTTTAGCTGCGCCCTATATTGCTATAGGGAAGGCATATCCCTAAGTTACGCCTAGTTTTTTTGCCGAGTTCCTTGACGAGAACTCACCCGTTCGCCTTGGTATACTCTACCTGCCCACCTGTGTCGGTTTGCGGTACGGATTCATATCTATTAACCTTAGAAGCTTTTCTCGGAAGGTTGCTGGGAGGAATAATCTCCATTACAGAGACTTTTCCCGACGCTTAGAATTGCCTTACGGCCACCTGGGCATTTCTCCCAGGCATTCCTTACGCAAGGAACACAAATCCAATAACATGCTCCCCTTACTAACCTCCGTCACTCCGTCGAATAAATATGAAGAGATGGAATATTAACCATCTGTCCATCCCCGTGACCCTTTCGGGCCCCGGGTTAGGGCCGCCTAACCCTTGGCTGATTGACATTGCCAAGGAAACCTTGGGCTTTCGGCGTGGGGGTCTCTCACCCCCATTGCGGTTACTCATGCCAACATTCTCTCTTCCTGCCGCTCCACCATGCCTTACAGCACAGCTTCAGCGCAACAGAAATGCTCTCCTACCACACACTACCCAAAGGTAGTGCATCCACGTCTTCGGTAGTAAACTTTAGCCCCGTTAAATTTTCAGCGCAGAAACTCTCGACTAGTAAGCTGTTACGCACTTTTTAAAGGGTGGCTGCTTCTAAGCCAACCTCCTAGCTGTTTGTGAATTTCTACATCTTTTCCCACTTAGTTTACATTTAGGGACCTTAGACTGTGATCTGGGCTGTTTCCCTTTTGAACATGGAGCTTAGCCCCCATATTCTAACTTCCTGCTATGACTTGATAGAATTCGGAGTTTATCTGATCTTACTCAGCAAATGCCTCGCAAGACCAATTAGTGCTCTACCTCTACCAAGATAAGGCAGGAGCTAGCCCTAAAGCTATTTCGGAGAGAACCAGCTATTACCAGGCTCGATTAGCTTTTCACTGCGACCCACGGCTCATCCCCTCCTATTGCATCAGAAGTGGGTTCGGGCCTCCCCCCGGTCTTACCCGGGGTTCACCCTGGCCATGGGTAGATCGCCTGGCTTCGGGTCTATTGCGTGCTACTTTAATTCGCCGTATTAAGACTCGGTTTCCCTATGGCTTCGTTCGTTAAAGAACTTAGCCTGCAACACACAATAACTCGTTGGCTCATTCTGCAAAAGGCACTGCGTCACCCCTCACATGGAATGAATCCTGCTTACATTTCACTAAAAAGTGATGATGTTTTTAGCATTATTTTAATTTAAGAATATTTCCTGAACTACGATTTTACCCGCAGGCCAAGAAATATTCATTCCATGTGAGGGGCTCCGCATCCTTGTAGGCATATGGTTTCAGGTTCTATTTCACCGCCCTCACCGGGCTACTTTTCACCTTTCCCTCACGGTACTTGTTCGCTATCGATCACCAAAGATATTTAGCCTTACCCGATAGGTCGGGTAGATTCACCCGAGATGGACGTGTCTCGGGCTACTCAGGATACACAACCGGTAATCAAAACTTTTAAAATACGGGGCTTTTACCCTCTTTGGCCGCCCTTTCCAGGGTCATTTTTCTAAGTTCTTCATACGTTATGTCGTGTCCTACAACCCCATTTTGTGCAAGCACAAAATGGTTTGGGCTCCTCCCTCTTCGCTCGCCGCTACTAAGGGAATACGTGACCTAATGGTCTTTTGTATCTTTTCCTCCGCTTACTGAAATGTTTTACTTCAGCGGGTACGGTCTCCGGCATAAAGCCGGAGTACTGTGGGTTTGCCACAGTGGGTTTCCCCATTCGGAAATCTCCGGATCAAAGGTTGCTACGCACCTCCCCGAAGCTTATCGCAGCTACGCCACGTCCTTCATCCCTCTTTGGTGTCAAGGCATCCACCATATGCCCTTATAAAATGTTACAACACTCAACGGAATAAGTGTTGTAACTACGGTCAATGTAGATCTAACTCTGAGTCGTAAAGGAAGGGTCTAAAGACCCCCTACAAACCAAAGTTAGATAACCGCGGAATTATAAGACTCTCTTGTTAGTCCTCTATCTATCAAATAAAATCAAACTTGAAAGATAAAGGACAATTGTATTCCATATAAATATAGAATACGGATAACTTTTTATGTCTTGTCGTTGTCCTCTAACTTTTCCTGTAAAGTTTTGAGGACATATGAATCTCATAGAAAGACCTACAAGATTATTTGACAAAGTTCAACAAAAAAGCCGCTCGCAAGCGACTGTCTGAGTGCGCGCAAATTGTGGCGCATTAGCCGCTTGTCTTAAATTTCTTTATTGAGCTTTTTTGCATACTCATTATTTTAATCTATCCAAAAATTAATGTCAACCCCGCCTCGTAAGACATATATATCCTGCACGGCTTTTAAAATCAAAAACCCCGCAAAACGGGGTTTTTGATTTTAAATTTAAGGCAACTTATTCCCTGCCTATCAGGTCACTCTTTAGTGCTTCCAACATGTCGTGCGCTACATCTTTTCCTCCAAGACCAAATGCGAGACCTCCGGCGATGGCGAGCATCGCTACAAATCCCATAAATAGAATCTCAATAAGAGCTGACGCAATGCCGAGTTGGCTCAATGCTGCAAGTGCTGCAAAAATCCAAATACTCCAGCGTACAACGGTTCCTACAAATTTTGCAGGACCCATCTCTGTTGCCTTCATACTTGCCTTGATAAGTTTCTCAAGAAACCCGGCTACCACAGCTGCTACAAGCAGTATCAATGCCGCAACAACAACGTTAGGAACATAAAGAAGTATATCTCTAATGTAGGCTGAAAGCTGAGTTAAGCCAAGAAGATCTATAGTGGCAAAAAATGCGACTATAATAAAGAACCAGCGAACCAATCCTCCAAGGAAGCTTGATACCTCCCACTCAAGACCGGCTTTTCGTACGTGCTTCATTCCTCCCAGCTGCTCAAAAAGCTTATCCACCTGAGCTGCTTTCGCAAGTCGTGTAATCGCATTGCCTAACACTGAAGCTACGAACCATCCAAAAACAAATACTACAAAAGCTCCAAGAATAGTAGGTACAAAACCTACAAACTGAACCCAGAGATTCTGCATTGAAGTTATAAACGTTTCTGTCCAAGTTTGAAATGTCATAAAATATTGTTAATTAAATTGTTATAAACGACCTTTAAAAGCTCTATATAAGAGCTTAGGTTATATCTCACCTATATACTCATTATAACACCCCCAATCCAAAAGGTACTGTGGATAAAAAAGGGCGTATTTTACGCCGACAAATCCTTCAACGCTACCATACTGAAATTTCTATTTCCCGCGATTATGAAATTTTCATTTCCTTGTTACAATATTTTGAGTAATGTTGTAAAATAGATCAAATTAATATACAATATGAATTATCGTGGGCGTGTAGCTCAGTTGGTTAGAGCGTTGCTCTGATAAGTTGTTTATAGCGTGGGCGCGTAGCTCAGTCGGTTAGAGCGCATCTCTGATAAGGATGAGGTCCCAGGTTCGAATCCTGGCGCGCCCACGCTGTAAACAAAGAGGTCGTGCCCCCTGATCCTGGCACGCCCACTAACTGGGCCCGTAGCCCCTCACATGCCCAAACTTGCTATGTATTATGTTTATATTTTAAAAAGCAAAA from Candidatus Spechtbacterales bacterium encodes:
- the rodA gene encoding rod shape-determining protein RodA, translating into MNNFGKKLQGYDWVLFTASILLVVVGLVSLFSLSQPDLLNFYKQLVWLGLGVAVFFFFSSIDYRLLRLHFSPVLFLYALALVGLLIVYLFAPEVRGAKSWIPLGPINIEPVEPLKLILVFILAKYFSMRHVEIYRMHHIVVSGLYVFIPSALVLIQPDFGSFAILTVIWVGMMLVAGIKVKHLAVLGMVGIILASLAWSFMLQPYQKDRIHTFLNPTADPYGTGYNSIQSRVSVGSGGMWGKGFAQGTQSQLGFLPEAHTDFIFAAIIEEFGVVMSLAIILLYGVLFWRLFVISKYASDNFARLTIIGVSVMIIFQLFLNIAMSFGIAPITGLPLPFVSYGGSSLLTLFLALGIVQSIYRHSTFRSIGVE